The genomic window AAATCATTTGCTTGTGGAGACGGTCCAATTCCTTGTCGCGGAGTTTCAATCCCTCGCCGAGCACGGTGTTCGCATCCGTGTAAGCCATCAGCGCGTCGCGCAGGAGCTTGTCCGCCAGGGAATAGAGAGGCTCCGTGAGGGAGGCTTCCTCAAGCGGGTTCGCCTTGCAGATTTTCTTGGACCGCTTGGCGATGTTCACGGCATGGTCCGAGATCCTTTCCAGATTATGCGCCATCTTCATGGATGTGATGACGAGACGCAGATCCGAGGCGACAGGGTGGAAACGCACGAGGATTTCCATGCCGGTCTGGTCGATCTTGCGCTCCAGATCATCCACGTCCGAATCATCCGCGATGACGGTGCGGGCGAGGTCGATGTCACGCTCCAGAAGCGAGCGCATGGCGCGCTCCAGGTTCTGGCGGGCGAGGCTGGCCATGAGAAGGACGTCCGCCTTGAGGGCTTCCATCACCTTGTCAAAGTCACGAAAAATGTGGGGAGTGTTCATGATGAATATGTATGTGTGATCTCAACCGAAACGGCCGCTGATATAGTCTTCGGTTTTTTTGTGCGTGGGATTGCTGAAAATCTTCGACGTGGTGTCGAATTCGACGAGTTCCCCCATGTAAAAGAAAGCGGTTTTGTCCGACACCCGCGAGGCCTGTGCCATGCTGTGGGTGACGATGATGAAAGTATAGTCCTCCTTGAGATTCCAAACGAGCTCCTCGACCTTCGCGGTGGCGATCGGGTCGAGAGCGCTGCATGGCTCGTCCATGAGCACCACAAGCGGCTTCACCGCGATGGTGCGGGCGATGCAGAGCCGCTGTTGCTGGCCGCCGGAGAGGCCGAGCGCGGATTCCTGGAGACGGTCCTTCACCTCGTCCCAGAGCGCCGAGGCCTGGAGCGCCTCCTGCACGGCCTGGTCGAGGACGGCCTTGTTCGACTCGCCGCGCAGCCGGAGGCCGTAGGCGACGTTCTCGTAAATGCTGCGCGGGAACGGGTTGGACTTCTGGAACACCATGCCCACGTCGCGGCGGAGCTTCACCACATCCACCGACTTGTCGTAGATGTCCACACCGTTGATCCGGATGCCGCCGCGGGTGATCCGGGTGCCGGGGATCTCGTCGTTCATGCGGTTGATGCAGCGCAGCAGGGTGGACTTGCCGCAACCGGACGGGCCGATGAAGGCGGTGACTCCGTTGGCCGGGATTTCCACATTGATGCCCTTGAGGGCCTGCGACGATCCGTAGCAGAAATCGAGGGTCTCCACATCGATGGAAGATCCTGTCTGCGGTTCCGTGGCCGGGCGGTTGAGAATGTCGTGCATGGTGCGGGGAGGTTCAGCCGAAGGTGCCGGTGACGTAGGCTTCGGTTTGGGGATCTTTCGGCGATTCGAAAATCTGCATGGAGGGACCATATTCGATCAGCTTGCCCAAGTACATGAAGGCGGTCCTGTCCGAGCAGCGGGCGGCCTGGGCCATGTTGTGCGTGACGATGACGATAGTGAATTTCTTCTTCAGCTCGACGAGCAGTTCCTCGACCTTGAGGGTGGCCAGCGGATCGAGCGCCGCGCATGGCTCGTCCATCAGCAGGATCTGCGGCTGGTTCGCGATGGCGCGGGCGATGCAGAGACGCTGCTGCTGGCCGCCGGACAAACCGAAGGCGCTGCTGTGGAGGCGGTCCTTCACCTCGTCCCAGAGGGCGGAGCCGCGCAGGGCGTTCTCCACGATCTCATCGAGCTCGGACCGCTTGTTCCGGCCCGCGACACGCAGGCTGAACGCGACGTTCTCGTAGATCGATTTCGCGAACGGATTGTACTTTTGGAAGACCATGCCGACCTGGCGGCGGAGTTCCTGGAGATCGATGTCCGGGCGGTTGATGTCGATCCCGCGGACATGGATGGAACCTCCGACGATGTGCGCGCCGGAAATGCGGTCGTTGATGCGGTTGATGCAGCGCAGCAAGGTCGATTTCCCGCAACCCGAGGGCCCGATGAATGCGGTGATCTCCCGTTCGGGAATGTCGAGAGTGACGTCGTGAAGAACCTGCTTGGAATGATAGGCGAAGGAGACGTTCTGGATCTGGATGGCGTTTTGCATGTTTACCATTTGAGTTTCGCCCGGAGCTTGGCACGCAGGATCATGGAACCCGCCGACAGGAATGCGACGAGGAGGAGGAAGACGAATACGGAACCGAACTGCGCGCGCTGCGTGTATTCGGAATTGGGGATGCGGGCCGCCAGGGTGTAGATGTGATACGGCAGCGCCTGGACCTGCGAGGAAAGCAGGTCGAAGGGACTCTTCAATCCCTGCCACGGCAGATCATCCTTCGCGGCGACGGCGGCGGTGAACATGATCGGCGCGGTCTCCCCGGCGACACGGGCGATGGACAGCAGCGAGGAGGTCAGGATGCCGGGGAGGGAGAAGGGCAGCACGCACTTCCGGATGGTCTGCCAGCGGGTGGCTCCCATGGCGAGGGAGGCATCCCGGAAGCCCTGCGGCACGGCGCGGAGGGATTCCTCCGAGGCGGTGATGATGACGGGCAGGATCATGCACGCCAGCGTCGCACAACCGGCCATGAGCGAGGAGTTCCAACCTTGGAAGCTCATCACGTAGTCACCGATCAAAAGCGGGATGACGAGGAGGGAGCGGTCCGATGGCGCGGCGGTGATGACGGGCACCGCAAGCACGAAGACGGAGAAGCCGAACAGACCGAAGACGATGGAGGGGATCCCCGCCAGATTGAGGATCGCCAGCCGGACGGCGTGGATGAAGGGACTTTGTTTCGCGTATTCCGACAGGTAGATGGCCGCACAAACCCCGAAGAAAAGCGCGATGATCATGGAGCCGACGGTGAGCAGCGCGGTTCCGACGATGGGTCCGGCGATGCCGCCGCCCGAATAGGAATAGCTCTGCTCGTTGAAGATTTCCTTACCCTCGTTCTTCTTGAGATATTCGCTGTATTCCGAAGCGGGCAGCTGGTGGCGGGTTCCTTGCGCGTCATCGAAAACGTGCAGCGTCTGGTTCTTCGCCGTGAGGAAATCAAAGTCCACGAAAGGAGCTTCCGCCTTGAAGAGAACGGGCGCTCCATCGACGATGATCTTGCCGAAAAGCAGCGCCGCGATGAGGACGATGAAATAGGTGCCGCCACCGAGCAAAAAGCGCACGGCGACATCCTTGAAGTGGCCTTTCGGCAGCCCCTTGCGGATGAGTTTATCAGGATGAGACATGGGACGGAAAGGTTAGTGCTTCATCTGGTTCACGAAGCGGTGCGCGGTGGCGTTGATCGCAAGGACCACCGCGAACAGGGCGATGCCGACGACGAACAGCGCCCGGTAGTGGACGCTGCCGAGCGGGACCTCTCCCAGCTCCTGCGCGATGATGCCCGTGAGGGTGTGGGCGGGTTGGAAAAAGGTGCCGAAGCCGCTGGTGAAGTCCGGGATCTTGATGCGGTTTCCGGCGACCAGCAGGACAACCATCGTTTCTCCGATCACACGGCCGAGCCCTAGCAGGATGGCGGCGAGAATGCCGGAAAACGCGGCGGGGATGATCACCCGGAACGTGGTTTGGATGCGTGAGGCGCCGAGCGCTTCCGAAGCCTCCGCATAGGCACCCGGCACGTTGTTGATGGCGTCCTCCGCAAGCGAAAAGATGGTCGGTATGCTCATGAGCGCGAGCAGGCAGCCGGCGGTGAAGATGTTCAACCGTTCCTCGATCGGGAAGCCGGGCACCCAGCTCAACGAATCCGACATCGAGAGATCCCGCAGCACAGTGCCGAAAACCAGGATGCCGATGAACCCCAGCACGACGGAAGGAATCGCCTGGATGAATTCGATGACAGGCTTGATGGTGGACTGCTCCCACGGCGAGGCGAACTGGTTCACGTAGATCGCCGCTCCGATGCCGGTGGGGATGGCGATGACGAGCGCGACGATGGAAATCATCAGCGAGCCCGCGGCCAGCGGCAGGATGCCGTAGAAATCCTGCCACTCCCCTCCGGTGACCCAGTCCTTGCCGGTGAGGAACGAGCCGATGGCGGTGGTGAGGGCGACGGGTTTGTCGTGCTTCCAGGAGTTGATCTCGGCGGGAGTCTTCCCGAGGTCGCTGAGAAAGACAGGCCACGCCTTGCGGGCCACGCCGAGCAGGCGGTTCGCCTCCGGTTGGCTGAAGTCCGCGGGGAGCTGGCTGGGAATGCCTGACGCCGCCTGCCTGAGCTTCTCATGGATCTCGATGCATGCGGGGCGCCGTTCCAGAAGGAGCTGGATGGGTCCCTCGGTATCGGGGATCTCGGCGAGCGAGGCGTGGGCCTCGGCGGTGAGCTTTTCCCGCTCGGCGGGATCCTTCGCGCTGGCGGCCGCGGCGAGAAGCGTCTTGCGGTCCTTTTCCAGCAGGTCCGCTTCGGAGAGTTTCGCCTTGGTGGCGGTGACGGTCTCGGTCATTTCCGAGATGAGGCCACTGAGTTCCGAACCGCTGGATTCAAAGGTGTCGATGGTCGCACGCACCGCCTGCAGGGGCTCGGCGTGTTTCTGTTGGGCGGCGGCGTATTCCTCGGCGAGTTTCGCCACCAGCGGAGGATCTTCGGTGGCATCCACGGCGCGGCCCCGGATGGAGTCGATCAACGCGGCTCGTTCGCTCTCGGTGAGATGCGGGGTGGCGGGGAGTGACGAGAGGGCCTTGGTCTTCTGTTTTTCATAGTTGGCCATGAGGGTGGCCATCATCTGGGGGTTCGGATGGCTGCCTTCCTGGGTGTTGTTCACCACCAGGTCGCGCGTTGCCCCGATCTGGTCGGTGTAGGCGTTGAAAAGGGCGCTCGCTTCCTGGGTGCGGCGGATCTCACGGGCCGATTTCCCGTTGATTTCCGCGAAGTAGGCGCGGTTCAGGAGGCTGGTGAGCTGCTCCTGCGCGGTCAGGTTCTTACGGGAAATATCGACGAATTCCAGACCCGCGACCCGGTAGATCTCGAGTTCCCGCCGGTAGCCGGGGAAGAATCCAAGGCCTTCCTTCAGGAGGAAGACGATGATGAGGATGAGAATGACAATGGTCAGCCCGGCATTGGACGCGAAGAAATATTTGATCGCCCCATCAAAGGAGAGACCGCGTTTTTGAAAACGGTGACCGGGTGGACGAGCGGTTTTTTCTTCCTGCGACATGCGGTGTTGGGCGACTTGGTAGGCTGGTTGGAGGGGAGAAACAAGAATTGAGCATCACCAGCGAGCCAGTGATGCTCAATTCGATGGCAACTTTAACCAATAACAGGATTACAGATCCTTGACAGGGATGAAGCCCACTTTGCGGACGATGTCCTGACCAGCAGGGGATTCCACATATTTCATGAAAGCCTCGGCCTCGGCGCTCGGCTTGTCAGGAGCGTAGAAGTAGCAGAGGCGTGCATAGGCGTATTTCTTCGCGTTCGTGCCGACAGGCTCGACACCGTCGATGGAGAGCGCCTTGGTTCCGGCGGTCTTCGAATAGGCGAGGCCGACGTAGCCGATGCCGTTCTTGTTCTTGGCGACTTCCTGGGCGATCTGCTCGTTGCCAGCCAGCTTCGAGGAGCTGCTCGGATAGTCGCGGCCGCCCATGGCGAGCTTCTGCCAGTCCTTGTAGGTTCCGGAGGAGGTGTTGCGGGTGTAGATGGAGATCTTGCCCGGCGCGCCGCCGATCTCGGACCAGTCCTTGATCTGGCCGGTGAAGATCTTGGCGACCTGGTCCTTGGTGAGCTTGGTGAGCGGGGAGTTCTTGTTCACGATCACGACGATCATGTCGTGGCAGACCTCGTGCTCCTTGAGGTAGACGCCCTTGGTGCGGCAGAAGGTGCGCTCGTCGTCCTTGACCTTGCGGGAGGACATGCCGATCTGCGCGGTGCCGTTGGCGAGAGCCGGAAAAGCGGTGGTCGATCCTTCCGCGGCGATCTCGAATTTCACGCCGGTGTTTCCAGCTGCCTTGAAGCTTTCCGCGAGCTGCGGGACGAGCTTGGCACCCAGGGTGTCGGAGCCCTTGATGCTGAGGGTCTGCGCGCTGGCCATGGTGAGCATTGCGGCGGCGCTGAACAGGGTGATGATGTGTTTCATGATGTCGTTCGTTCGATGTTGAGGGTTCCTGGAAATCAGAATGAGAAGCGGAGGCCGGAGAGGAAGGTGGTGCCGTCGTAGTCACCGCCGCCGAGGTGGGAGTATTCCACGCCGTTCATGAGCTTGAGCTTGTTACCATAGATATAGTAATTCAGGCCCAGATAGGCGGAGAAGTAGCTGTTGCCCGCGGAATCGGAAGTCCTCTTTCCGGTGAGGGGATCGGTGTCGGGCGAAACCCCTTCATAGCGGGAGCCGAGCTTGAGACCATCCGGATCCTGGCCGGATGCGAGCTGGATGCGGCCGGCGAGCTGCAACCCGTCCGCGATGAAATAGGTGGGGATGATGTTGAGCGCGACAGCGTCGGACTGGGCCAGCTCCTCATCACCGAAACCGTAGATGAGATCCGTTGTCAGACCCCAGCGGCCGTGCACGATGTCGTTGGAAAGAGCGATGGAATCCGTGTAACCGGGCGAGGCCGAGAACGAATAGTTCGGATCCACCTTGGAATCCTTGAAGCCCGGCTCCGTGTTGTGCATGTAGCGGAACGACACGATGGCGGAATCCAGGCGGGATTGCGCGGAGTAGTCGTAGCCGACCTTGCCAAGGAAGAGGTAACCGGCGTCCAGATCGGAAAATTCGGCGACCTGGTCGTTTCCGTAAGCACCGAGTTCATAGAGCCAGTGTTCGCGGATGCCCTTGCCGTTCACCCAGATACCGGTGAGGTTGCCGGGGTGGGTCATGTTCGTGACAAGGCTGCGCTCGAAGGTCACGATTTCCTTGGAGGAGATTTCCTGTTCGCGGGAGAACTTGATCTCCTGTTTGCCGATGGAGACGTTCAGAGCGTCCGAGGGGGCGTAGCTCACGTAGAGGTCGTAGATGTCCTTGTAGAACGTGCGTCCGCCCTCGCCGTCGAGTCCGTCGGTATCGACGTCGATCTGTCCTTCGAGCTTCCAGTTCTGGAACCATTTGGACTTGAATCCGAGATAGGCGCGGCGGACTTCAAGCTTGTCGCCCCACACGGCCTCGTCCTTGCCGGAGTTCTTGTAGTCCTCGATGTCGAAATGGCCGTTGTCGGAGTGACCGTCGGCATATTGGACCTGCAAACGGCCCTGGAGCGAGAACTCCTGGAGAATCGGGTTGTTGTCGTCCTTGTAGAGAGTGAAGGCGGACCAGGCGCGGTCCCACGCGGACTCTCCGGGGAATTTTCCGACGAGGAGGCCCGTCGCGGTGGAGGAACTGGTTTCGTCGGCTGCCGCGGTTTCGGTGACAGCCTCGTTGCCGGCGGTGGCGGGAAGGCAGCCGAGCAGGCTGGAAGCGAGCAGGACGCGTCGGATGGATTTCATGGATTGCATTTTTCGGTAGGTGGATCGTGTGACGAAACGGTGACAGTTACGCGTCACACGCCAGCTTGTTATTGATGCTGTGCGACATTCCCAAGGGAGCTTTTGTGACACAAATGTCACAAAAGCCGGATCGGTCGGGAGAAATCCGGATCAATCGACGGATTTGTGCGAAATTCCGGGAATCCAAGGGGGTGAGAATCATTGACACAGGCTTCATCCGGTATTCGCCGCGCCCGGTGAAGATCGCATATGTGACGAAGCCGACACTTGCCACGGAAGCGGATGAGCGGGAGGAACGGAACATATCCCGCGAAGCTGTGAAACCGTGCGATTTGCAGCCCCTCTCCCTGGAGAAAGCCGAAGCGAACTGCGAAATTCGCGAGCTTTTGGGTTGCCGTGGGGAGGGGCTCTGCTAGTTTGCGCACGATTGGTTGGGAAAGGTATGAATGCCGTGCTCGAACATCCCGTGCTCGTATTGAATCGGTTCTGGCAGCCGATCCATACCTGTTCCGTCCGCAGGTCGCTCCATCTGCTGTGCATCGGACACGCCCAGGTCGTGCAGGTGGACGGTGAGGAACGGTTCAACTCCCATGACCTATCGTCCTGGATTTCCTACTCGCTGGACAGCACGGACGCGGAAATGATCCGTGCCGCGAAAATCGCGATCCGGGTGCCGAAGATCGTCGTCCTGTCCATTTACGACCGTCTCCCGCGGCTTGAGGTGAAATTCACCCGCAGGAACGTGTTTCTGCGGGACAAGTTCACCTGCCAGTACTGCACCAAGGTCCTGCCGGAAACCCAGCTCAACCTCGACCACGTCCTGCCCCGCGACAAGGGCGGTCGCACCACTTGGGACAATATCGTCACCTCCTGCTTCCGCTGCAACACGCGCAAGGGAAACAAGCTGACGCATGAGGCGAACATGCATCCCCAGAGCAAACCGCTGGCCCCGCGCTGGAGGCCGCTCTTCGGCATGCATGAAAACGGCCTCGCCGACGAAAGCTGGAACCATTTCCTGCAATCCGACCGGGGCGAGACAAGGCGGTCGGCATGAACCGGGAGCGCGGAATTCATTCCCGCGCGGTTGCTTCCGGCCATGGAGAGATCCAACTATCGCATCGTTGGATCCATGACCGTGCTATCAAAAAGCAACGGTTGAAACACGTTCATAAGGATCTCCCCCCACCCATGTGGTGCAGCAGTTTCTGGTTGAACTCGTCCGCCATGTTGTAACCCAGCCTTCTCAACTGCTGGTCAAGCGCCGCGATGGTCACCATGCGCGCGGTGTCCCGGCCGGGACCGACCGGAATCTCCACATGGTTCACCTGCTGGCCGAGGATTTCGTAGGTTTTCTGCTGGAGGCCGATGCGGTCCACCTCATTCAGATCCGCCTGCGGCTTGAGCGTCACCACCAGATCCAACCGCTTGTCCGGCCGGATGGATGCGAGGCCGTAGAGGTTCGCCACGTTGATGATGCCGATGCCCCGGATCTCCATGTAGCCGCGTGAGAGGTCGGGCGCGGTCGCCACCAGGTCCCCACCGACGTATTTCACCCGCACCATGTCATCCGCCACGAGCGAGGCGCCACGCTCCAAAAGACCGATGGCGGTCTCGGACTTTCCGGCTCCGCTCCGACCGACGATGAGCACGCCGACCCCGCGCATGTCCACCATGCAGCCATGCAGCGTGACGCTCGGAGCGAACTCGTGTTCCAGGCGGATGGTCGCCGCGTTCAGGAAATTCATCGTCACCTGGGAAGTGCCGAAAACCGGAATGCCATGGTCCTTCGCCACCAGGGCGAGGCTGTCATCCAGCACGGAACCGCGGGCGACGACGATGCACGGGATGTCCCGCTCGCACATCCTGCGGAAGCGGTCGATCCGCATCGGTTCCGGCAGTTTCTTCAAATAGGAAAGCTCCGAGTTTCCCAGCACCTGCACCCGTTTCCGGGCGAAGTAGGCGAAAAACCCCGCCAGTGCCAGGCCCGGGCGGTTCATCGCCGGTTCGCTGATCAGGCGGTCGAATCCCACCCGTTCGCCATGCAGTGTCAGGCCGAGGGCGGCGGCATGGGCATCGAAAAACTTCTCGACAGAAATGGATGCGACGGTCTTGACGCGGGGTGGCATGTCCGTGACTCAACCAGAACCCGCCGCCCACGGCACGCGAAATCCCACGCTGCCCGCCGACATTCTCCCACGCCGGGGTTGCACCCGGGTCCGGACGTGCTACAAGACCCGCCCAGCACCATGCCAAACTACGATTACGAATGCCAGAAATGTGGAAAACGCTTCGAAGTCTTCCAAAGCATGAGCGAAGCCAAGCTCACGGACTGCCCGCAGCCTGACTGCGACGGCACCGTGAAACGCCTGCTCGGCACGGGCGGAGGCATCATTTTCAAGGGTTCGGGTTTCTACCAGACCGACTACCGCTCGTCCTCCTACACCGCCGGAGCCAAGGCCGACGGAGCCTCCGCCCCCCCTCCCCCTTCCGCCCCCGCGCCGAAGTCCGCCGAGTGAGGCATTGCAAGTTTCGCACGAAGTGGTAAGCAGACGGCTCATGGCCGAACCCACAGCATACAGATCCGGCGGCGGATGCTTCTCGAAACTCGTCACCCTGATCCTGCTCATCGCGGCGGGTGGCCTCGCCACAGCGGTTTTTTACGCCGCCCAGCCACAGGACCTGACCGGTCTTTCCGGCGAAGGCCCGAATGCCAAGCCGCTGCCCGAGCGTGACATGAAGGTCGTCCTGCAGAACGCCATCGACCGGGGTTACGCCGTCACACTCTCCGAGGCCGAAGTGAACCAATGGCTCGCGCGCACGCTGGTGGCGAAACAAGGCGGCCCGCTCGCCAGCCAGGTCTCCCTGGACCGCGTTCTGGTCCGCTTCGAGGACAGCCGTGCGGAGGTCATCATGGAGCGCCGCATCATGGGCAGGCCGTTCACCGTTTCCATGTTCCTTCAAATCTCGCGCATGGAAGACCTCAAGGGCACCACGACCGAAGTCCAGCTCCACGGGGGCCCCTATCACCCGGACTTTCCGAATCCACCGCGCGGAGGACGGTTCGGCAGGCTCACCATCCCCCAAGGCTTCCTGATCCTGGTGAGACCGGCCTACGAGAAGCTTGCCGCGGCGTTCCCGGATGAGATCCGCATGGCATTCCACGAAATGCAGCGCATCAAGATCGAAAAGGGCAACATCATCCTCGATCCCCGCGAACCGATGGGCATGGGAGGCGTGCCCGGGACATTCTAGCCCGAGCAGAAATGATCACCCGTCCGCTGATTTTCGGATTTTTTTCCACCGTCGCTCTGCTCGCGGAGGACGCGCCGCGTGCCGTCCAGATCGTCGAGCCTCCCGCCCCGGCGGTGAAAATCGATGGCAT from Luteolibacter yonseiensis includes these protein-coding regions:
- the phoU gene encoding phosphate signaling complex protein PhoU, producing the protein MNTPHIFRDFDKVMEALKADVLLMASLARQNLERAMRSLLERDIDLARTVIADDSDVDDLERKIDQTGMEILVRFHPVASDLRLVITSMKMAHNLERISDHAVNIAKRSKKICKANPLEEASLTEPLYSLADKLLRDALMAYTDANTVLGEGLKLRDKELDRLHKQMISSLSGRLEDSNGRSENLLHLIFVARSIERIGDLAVNIGEDAVFLGEARDIRHEHRKLPEQ
- the pstB gene encoding phosphate ABC transporter ATP-binding protein PstB, with the protein product MHDILNRPATEPQTGSSIDVETLDFCYGSSQALKGINVEIPANGVTAFIGPSGCGKSTLLRCINRMNDEIPGTRITRGGIRINGVDIYDKSVDVVKLRRDVGMVFQKSNPFPRSIYENVAYGLRLRGESNKAVLDQAVQEALQASALWDEVKDRLQESALGLSGGQQQRLCIARTIAVKPLVVLMDEPCSALDPIATAKVEELVWNLKEDYTFIIVTHSMAQASRVSDKTAFFYMGELVEFDTTSKIFSNPTHKKTEDYISGRFG
- the pstB gene encoding phosphate ABC transporter ATP-binding protein PstB; the protein is MQNAIQIQNVSFAYHSKQVLHDVTLDIPEREITAFIGPSGCGKSTLLRCINRINDRISGAHIVGGSIHVRGIDINRPDIDLQELRRQVGMVFQKYNPFAKSIYENVAFSLRVAGRNKRSELDEIVENALRGSALWDEVKDRLHSSAFGLSGGQQQRLCIARAIANQPQILLMDEPCAALDPLATLKVEELLVELKKKFTIVIVTHNMAQAARCSDRTAFMYLGKLIEYGPSMQIFESPKDPQTEAYVTGTFG
- a CDS encoding PstA family ABC transporter permease; this encodes MSHPDKLIRKGLPKGHFKDVAVRFLLGGGTYFIVLIAALLFGKIIVDGAPVLFKAEAPFVDFDFLTAKNQTLHVFDDAQGTRHQLPASEYSEYLKKNEGKEIFNEQSYSYSGGGIAGPIVGTALLTVGSMIIALFFGVCAAIYLSEYAKQSPFIHAVRLAILNLAGIPSIVFGLFGFSVFVLAVPVITAAPSDRSLLVIPLLIGDYVMSFQGWNSSLMAGCATLACMILPVIITASEESLRAVPQGFRDASLAMGATRWQTIRKCVLPFSLPGILTSSLLSIARVAGETAPIMFTAAVAAKDDLPWQGLKSPFDLLSSQVQALPYHIYTLAARIPNSEYTQRAQFGSVFVFLLLVAFLSAGSMILRAKLRAKLKW
- the pstC gene encoding phosphate ABC transporter permease subunit PstC produces the protein MSQEEKTARPPGHRFQKRGLSFDGAIKYFFASNAGLTIVILILIIVFLLKEGLGFFPGYRRELEIYRVAGLEFVDISRKNLTAQEQLTSLLNRAYFAEINGKSAREIRRTQEASALFNAYTDQIGATRDLVVNNTQEGSHPNPQMMATLMANYEKQKTKALSSLPATPHLTESERAALIDSIRGRAVDATEDPPLVAKLAEEYAAAQQKHAEPLQAVRATIDTFESSGSELSGLISEMTETVTATKAKLSEADLLEKDRKTLLAAAASAKDPAEREKLTAEAHASLAEIPDTEGPIQLLLERRPACIEIHEKLRQAASGIPSQLPADFSQPEANRLLGVARKAWPVFLSDLGKTPAEINSWKHDKPVALTTAIGSFLTGKDWVTGGEWQDFYGILPLAAGSLMISIVALVIAIPTGIGAAIYVNQFASPWEQSTIKPVIEFIQAIPSVVLGFIGILVFGTVLRDLSMSDSLSWVPGFPIEERLNIFTAGCLLALMSIPTIFSLAEDAINNVPGAYAEASEALGASRIQTTFRVIIPAAFSGILAAILLGLGRVIGETMVVLLVAGNRIKIPDFTSGFGTFFQPAHTLTGIIAQELGEVPLGSVHYRALFVVGIALFAVVLAINATAHRFVNQMKH
- a CDS encoding PstS family phosphate ABC transporter substrate-binding protein, whose protein sequence is MKHIITLFSAAAMLTMASAQTLSIKGSDTLGAKLVPQLAESFKAAGNTGVKFEIAAEGSTTAFPALANGTAQIGMSSRKVKDDERTFCRTKGVYLKEHEVCHDMIVVIVNKNSPLTKLTKDQVAKIFTGQIKDWSEIGGAPGKISIYTRNTSSGTYKDWQKLAMGGRDYPSSSSKLAGNEQIAQEVAKNKNGIGYVGLAYSKTAGTKALSIDGVEPVGTNAKKYAYARLCYFYAPDKPSAEAEAFMKYVESPAGQDIVRKVGFIPVKDL
- a CDS encoding porin; protein product: MKSIRRVLLASSLLGCLPATAGNEAVTETAAADETSSSTATGLLVGKFPGESAWDRAWSAFTLYKDDNNPILQEFSLQGRLQVQYADGHSDNGHFDIEDYKNSGKDEAVWGDKLEVRRAYLGFKSKWFQNWKLEGQIDVDTDGLDGEGGRTFYKDIYDLYVSYAPSDALNVSIGKQEIKFSREQEISSKEIVTFERSLVTNMTHPGNLTGIWVNGKGIREHWLYELGAYGNDQVAEFSDLDAGYLFLGKVGYDYSAQSRLDSAIVSFRYMHNTEPGFKDSKVDPNYSFSASPGYTDSIALSNDIVHGRWGLTTDLIYGFGDEELAQSDAVALNIIPTYFIADGLQLAGRIQLASGQDPDGLKLGSRYEGVSPDTDPLTGKRTSDSAGNSYFSAYLGLNYYIYGNKLKLMNGVEYSHLGGGDYDGTTFLSGLRFSF
- a CDS encoding HNH endonuclease encodes the protein MLEHPVLVLNRFWQPIHTCSVRRSLHLLCIGHAQVVQVDGEERFNSHDLSSWISYSLDSTDAEMIRAAKIAIRVPKIVVLSIYDRLPRLEVKFTRRNVFLRDKFTCQYCTKVLPETQLNLDHVLPRDKGGRTTWDNIVTSCFRCNTRKGNKLTHEANMHPQSKPLAPRWRPLFGMHENGLADESWNHFLQSDRGETRRSA
- the hprK gene encoding HPr(Ser) kinase/phosphatase, giving the protein MPPRVKTVASISVEKFFDAHAAALGLTLHGERVGFDRLISEPAMNRPGLALAGFFAYFARKRVQVLGNSELSYLKKLPEPMRIDRFRRMCERDIPCIVVARGSVLDDSLALVAKDHGIPVFGTSQVTMNFLNAATIRLEHEFAPSVTLHGCMVDMRGVGVLIVGRSGAGKSETAIGLLERGASLVADDMVRVKYVGGDLVATAPDLSRGYMEIRGIGIINVANLYGLASIRPDKRLDLVVTLKPQADLNEVDRIGLQQKTYEILGQQVNHVEIPVGPGRDTARMVTIAALDQQLRRLGYNMADEFNQKLLHHMGGGRSL
- a CDS encoding FmdB family zinc ribbon protein, producing MPNYDYECQKCGKRFEVFQSMSEAKLTDCPQPDCDGTVKRLLGTGGGIIFKGSGFYQTDYRSSSYTAGAKADGASAPPPPSAPAPKSAE